From the genome of Carassius gibelio isolate Cgi1373 ecotype wild population from Czech Republic chromosome B10, carGib1.2-hapl.c, whole genome shotgun sequence, one region includes:
- the LOC127966409 gene encoding N-alpha-acetyltransferase 25, NatB auxiliary subunit isoform X1 — translation MAARGHVQDPNDRRLRPIYDYLDNGNNKMAIQQADKLLKKHKDLHCAKVLKAIGLQRTGRQDEAFTLAQEVAVLEPTDDNSLQALTILYREMHRPELVTKLYEAAVRKVPASEEYHSHLFMAYARVGEYKKMQQAGMALYKIVPKNPYYFWSVMSLVMQAISAQDEKLSQTMFLPLAERMVEKMVKEEKIEAEAEVQLYFMILERLGKYVEALDVVQGPLGEKLTSELQSRENKCMMLYRRLERWAECNALSCKLLLKNPDDWQFYILYFDSLFHLIDQSWAPPQEGAHSAEGEVHASTAQAISFMKDRIATEEAKESKHLRGPYLARLELIRRLRERSCPEAQQLGEPLELMFQFFVKFGDKPCCITDLKIFLDLLSPDQHVQFINRLMEAVPLCAPGEDGVALPGDTRALQRHLCVTQLSRSLGQQHALNTEGKLSLIKQLKAHYQHGLQFGKSCLKTELQFSDMYCLMAAHVFIDLWLETGDQNMLWQCLGLLEEGLSHSSSNAQFKLLLLLLYCRLGAFEPVVDLYSSLDAKHVQHDTIGYLLTRYAESLGQFAAASQSCNFSLRFFHSNQKDTSEYIIQAYKYGAFEKIPEFIAFRNRLNHSLHFAQVRTERMLLDLFLEADISSSLEESVKSMSLCPEEDDIPWDSLRDNRDLTVLVSWDPKDRQLNEEHKQRSLEEDTLWLRLRSLTLRLIGCVSALAHPPASRNSEKTTENGVAAKPSSLQSLLSQLENTLNQATQLTEKQPQHQYPFVGPVASRLAQALSSGCCQCQLSSLQIPLHLQELQTTGLDDSAELQTQISNLFKSLAVQLQDMLEKCKGDLLEVKDGQSKPQPFLLENLVYFVESICIVLWVSNYCGSVLRPLKSSLQKKKKKKKEASTVTPPVLSAYQEFSSSLQSLLNQALEHIKSQEISLTAVKLEALSLEGQTLSEAEETFTKTAMDKVHSSYLRSLQEIGELLKKRADTLKSFKI, via the exons ATGGCGGCGAGGGGCCATGTGCAAGACCCTAACGACAGGAGACTGCGACCCATTTACG ATTACCTGGACAATGGCAACAACAAGATGGCAATCCAGCAGGCTGACAAACTGCTCAAGAAGCACAAAGATCTGCACTGTGCAAAG GTCTTGAAGGCGATCGGTCTGCAGCGCACCGGCAGACAGGACGAAGCCTTCACATTGGCGCAGGAAGTGGCCGTTCTCGAACCCACAGACGACAACTCTTTGCAAGCACTGACCATCCTCTACAGAGAAATGCACCGGC CCGAGTTAGTGACCAAGCTTTATGAAGCTGCAGTCCGGAAAGTTCCAGCGAGCGAGGAGTACCACTCTCACCTCTTCATGGCCTACGCCCGGGTCGGGGAGTACAAGAAAATGCAACAG GCTGGAATGGCGTTATATAAAATTGTCCCCAAAAACCCATATTACTTCTGGTCAGTGATGAGCTTGGTGATGCAG GCCATTTCAGCACAAGACGAGAAGCTCTCTCAGACCATGTTCCTGCCACTGGCTGAGCGTATGGTGGAAAAAATGGTCAAGGAGGAAAAAATAGAGGCAGAAGCTGAG GTCCAGCTGTACTTCATGATCCTGGAGCGTTTGGGCAAATATGTGGAGGCACTGGATGTGGTTCAGGGGCCACTTGGAG AGAAGCTGACCAGTGAACTGCAGAGCCGTGAGAACAAATGCATGATGCTGTACCGCCGTCTGGAGCGCTGGGCCGAGTGCAACGCTCTGTCCTGCAAGCTGCTCCTGAAAAA CCCTGACGACTGGCAGTTCTACATATTGTACTTTGACTCTTTGTTCCACCTTATTGATCAGAGCTGGGCACCTCCACAAGAAGGAGCTCA TTCTGCAGAAGGGGAGGTGCATGCCTCCACAGCCCAGGCCATCAGCTTCATGAAGGATCGAATAGCCACAGAAGAAGCGAAGGAGTCCAAGCATCTGAGAGGGCCGTACCTGGCCCGTCTGGAGCTCATCAGACGGCTCCGAGAGCGCAGCTGTCCTGAAGCACAGCAGCTAG GTGAACCTCTTGAGCTCATGTTCCAGTTCTTTGTGAAGTTTGGAGACAAGCCATGTTGCATCACCGACCTGAAGATCTTTCTGGATCTTCTCTCACCTGACCAACATGTGCAG TTCATCAACAGGCTAATGGAGGCCGTGCCTCTGTGCGCTCCAGGAGAGGATGGTGTTGCTCTTCCAGGAGACACTCGAGCTCTTCAGAGACATCTGTGTGTGACCCAGCTGAGCCGCAGTCTGGGTCAGCAGCACGCGCTCAACACCGAGGGCAAACTGAGCCTCATCAAACAACTGAAGGCACATTACCAGCACGGCTTACAGTTCG GGAAGTCCTGTTTAAAAACCGAGCTGCAGTTCTCTGATATGTACTGTCTGATGGCGGCTCATGTCTTTATAGACCTGTGGCTGGAGACGG GTGATCAGAACATGTTGTGGCAGTGTCTGGGGCTGTTAGAGGAAGGTCTCTCCCACAGTTCCTCTAATGCTCAGTTCAAACTGCTGCTTTTGCTTCTGTACTGCCGTCTGGGGGCTTTTGAGCCGGTGGTAGATCTTTACTCCAGCCTGGACGCCAAACACGTCCAGCACGACACCATAGG GTATTTATTGACCCGCTATGCAGAGTCTTTGGGCCAGTTTGCTGCTGCTTCCCAATCTTGTAACTTCTCCCTCAGGTTTTTCCACTCGAACCAGAAAGAT ACCTCAGAATACATTATTCAAGCATATAAGTACGGGGCTTTTGAGAAAATCCCTGAGTTCATCGCCTTCAGGAACCGACTCAATCACTCGCTACACTTCGCCCAGGTGCGCACGGAGAGGATGCTGCTGGACCTCTTCCTGGAAGCCGACAT ATCGTCGTCTCTAGAGGAGAGTGTAAAATCAATGTCTCTATGTCCGGAAGAGGACGACATCCCTTGGGACAGCTTAAGAGATAACCGTGACCTGACTGTCCTCGTCAGCTGGGACCCTAAGGACCG GCAGCTGAACGAGGAGCACAAGCAGCGCTCTCTAGAGGAAGACACCCTGTGGCTGAGATTGAGGTCGCTCACGCTGCGTCTGATTGGCTGCGTCTCTGCGCTCGCTCATCCACCGGCATCACGCAACTCTGAGAAGACGACTGAAAACGGAGTGGCGGCCAAACCGTCTTCTCTACAGTCGCTGCTCTCACAGCTAGAAAACACACTAAACCAAGCCACGCAGCTTACGGAAAAACAACCACAG CATCAGTACCCGTTCGTGGGTCCCGTGGCGTCTCGTCTGGCTCAGGCTCTGTCCAGTGGCTGCTGTCAGTGTCAGCTCTCCTCTCTACAGATCCCTCTGCACCTCCAGGAGCTCCAGACCACCGGCCTGG ATGACTCAGCAGAGCTCCAAACACAAATATCTAATCTTTTCAAGTCTTTAGCGGTACAACTTCAAG ATATGTTGGAAAAATGTAAAGGTGACCTATTAGAAGTTAAAGACGGTCAAAGCAAGCCACAACCATTTTTACTGGAGAATCTAGTCTACTTTGTTGAA TCCATTTGTATCGTCCTATGGGTGTCTAATTACTGTGGAAGTGTCCTCCGGCCCTTAAAGTCcagtttacagaagaagaagaaaaagaaaaaagaagccaGCACTGTAACG CCGCCGGTGCTCTCGGCCTATCAGGAGTTCAGCAGCAGCTTGCAGAGTCTCCTCAATCAGGCGCTGGAGCACATCAAGAGCCAAGAGATCAGCCTGACAGCAGTGAAGCTGGAAGCCCTCAGTCTGGAGGGACAAACCCTGTCTGAG GCAGAAGAGACCTTCACGAAGACTGCCATGGATAAGGTGCATAGCAGCTACCTGCGTTCGCTGCAGGAGATTGGGGAACTGTTAAAGAAGAGAGCGGACACGTTAAAATCCTTCAAAATCTGA
- the LOC127966409 gene encoding N-alpha-acetyltransferase 25, NatB auxiliary subunit isoform X2 encodes MAIQQADKLLKKHKDLHCAKVLKAIGLQRTGRQDEAFTLAQEVAVLEPTDDNSLQALTILYREMHRPELVTKLYEAAVRKVPASEEYHSHLFMAYARVGEYKKMQQAGMALYKIVPKNPYYFWSVMSLVMQAISAQDEKLSQTMFLPLAERMVEKMVKEEKIEAEAEVQLYFMILERLGKYVEALDVVQGPLGEKLTSELQSRENKCMMLYRRLERWAECNALSCKLLLKNPDDWQFYILYFDSLFHLIDQSWAPPQEGAHSAEGEVHASTAQAISFMKDRIATEEAKESKHLRGPYLARLELIRRLRERSCPEAQQLGEPLELMFQFFVKFGDKPCCITDLKIFLDLLSPDQHVQFINRLMEAVPLCAPGEDGVALPGDTRALQRHLCVTQLSRSLGQQHALNTEGKLSLIKQLKAHYQHGLQFGKSCLKTELQFSDMYCLMAAHVFIDLWLETGDQNMLWQCLGLLEEGLSHSSSNAQFKLLLLLLYCRLGAFEPVVDLYSSLDAKHVQHDTIGYLLTRYAESLGQFAAASQSCNFSLRFFHSNQKDTSEYIIQAYKYGAFEKIPEFIAFRNRLNHSLHFAQVRTERMLLDLFLEADISSSLEESVKSMSLCPEEDDIPWDSLRDNRDLTVLVSWDPKDRQLNEEHKQRSLEEDTLWLRLRSLTLRLIGCVSALAHPPASRNSEKTTENGVAAKPSSLQSLLSQLENTLNQATQLTEKQPQHQYPFVGPVASRLAQALSSGCCQCQLSSLQIPLHLQELQTTGLDDSAELQTQISNLFKSLAVQLQDMLEKCKGDLLEVKDGQSKPQPFLLENLVYFVESICIVLWVSNYCGSVLRPLKSSLQKKKKKKKEASTVTPPVLSAYQEFSSSLQSLLNQALEHIKSQEISLTAVKLEALSLEGQTLSEAEETFTKTAMDKVHSSYLRSLQEIGELLKKRADTLKSFKI; translated from the exons ATGGCAATCCAGCAGGCTGACAAACTGCTCAAGAAGCACAAAGATCTGCACTGTGCAAAG GTCTTGAAGGCGATCGGTCTGCAGCGCACCGGCAGACAGGACGAAGCCTTCACATTGGCGCAGGAAGTGGCCGTTCTCGAACCCACAGACGACAACTCTTTGCAAGCACTGACCATCCTCTACAGAGAAATGCACCGGC CCGAGTTAGTGACCAAGCTTTATGAAGCTGCAGTCCGGAAAGTTCCAGCGAGCGAGGAGTACCACTCTCACCTCTTCATGGCCTACGCCCGGGTCGGGGAGTACAAGAAAATGCAACAG GCTGGAATGGCGTTATATAAAATTGTCCCCAAAAACCCATATTACTTCTGGTCAGTGATGAGCTTGGTGATGCAG GCCATTTCAGCACAAGACGAGAAGCTCTCTCAGACCATGTTCCTGCCACTGGCTGAGCGTATGGTGGAAAAAATGGTCAAGGAGGAAAAAATAGAGGCAGAAGCTGAG GTCCAGCTGTACTTCATGATCCTGGAGCGTTTGGGCAAATATGTGGAGGCACTGGATGTGGTTCAGGGGCCACTTGGAG AGAAGCTGACCAGTGAACTGCAGAGCCGTGAGAACAAATGCATGATGCTGTACCGCCGTCTGGAGCGCTGGGCCGAGTGCAACGCTCTGTCCTGCAAGCTGCTCCTGAAAAA CCCTGACGACTGGCAGTTCTACATATTGTACTTTGACTCTTTGTTCCACCTTATTGATCAGAGCTGGGCACCTCCACAAGAAGGAGCTCA TTCTGCAGAAGGGGAGGTGCATGCCTCCACAGCCCAGGCCATCAGCTTCATGAAGGATCGAATAGCCACAGAAGAAGCGAAGGAGTCCAAGCATCTGAGAGGGCCGTACCTGGCCCGTCTGGAGCTCATCAGACGGCTCCGAGAGCGCAGCTGTCCTGAAGCACAGCAGCTAG GTGAACCTCTTGAGCTCATGTTCCAGTTCTTTGTGAAGTTTGGAGACAAGCCATGTTGCATCACCGACCTGAAGATCTTTCTGGATCTTCTCTCACCTGACCAACATGTGCAG TTCATCAACAGGCTAATGGAGGCCGTGCCTCTGTGCGCTCCAGGAGAGGATGGTGTTGCTCTTCCAGGAGACACTCGAGCTCTTCAGAGACATCTGTGTGTGACCCAGCTGAGCCGCAGTCTGGGTCAGCAGCACGCGCTCAACACCGAGGGCAAACTGAGCCTCATCAAACAACTGAAGGCACATTACCAGCACGGCTTACAGTTCG GGAAGTCCTGTTTAAAAACCGAGCTGCAGTTCTCTGATATGTACTGTCTGATGGCGGCTCATGTCTTTATAGACCTGTGGCTGGAGACGG GTGATCAGAACATGTTGTGGCAGTGTCTGGGGCTGTTAGAGGAAGGTCTCTCCCACAGTTCCTCTAATGCTCAGTTCAAACTGCTGCTTTTGCTTCTGTACTGCCGTCTGGGGGCTTTTGAGCCGGTGGTAGATCTTTACTCCAGCCTGGACGCCAAACACGTCCAGCACGACACCATAGG GTATTTATTGACCCGCTATGCAGAGTCTTTGGGCCAGTTTGCTGCTGCTTCCCAATCTTGTAACTTCTCCCTCAGGTTTTTCCACTCGAACCAGAAAGAT ACCTCAGAATACATTATTCAAGCATATAAGTACGGGGCTTTTGAGAAAATCCCTGAGTTCATCGCCTTCAGGAACCGACTCAATCACTCGCTACACTTCGCCCAGGTGCGCACGGAGAGGATGCTGCTGGACCTCTTCCTGGAAGCCGACAT ATCGTCGTCTCTAGAGGAGAGTGTAAAATCAATGTCTCTATGTCCGGAAGAGGACGACATCCCTTGGGACAGCTTAAGAGATAACCGTGACCTGACTGTCCTCGTCAGCTGGGACCCTAAGGACCG GCAGCTGAACGAGGAGCACAAGCAGCGCTCTCTAGAGGAAGACACCCTGTGGCTGAGATTGAGGTCGCTCACGCTGCGTCTGATTGGCTGCGTCTCTGCGCTCGCTCATCCACCGGCATCACGCAACTCTGAGAAGACGACTGAAAACGGAGTGGCGGCCAAACCGTCTTCTCTACAGTCGCTGCTCTCACAGCTAGAAAACACACTAAACCAAGCCACGCAGCTTACGGAAAAACAACCACAG CATCAGTACCCGTTCGTGGGTCCCGTGGCGTCTCGTCTGGCTCAGGCTCTGTCCAGTGGCTGCTGTCAGTGTCAGCTCTCCTCTCTACAGATCCCTCTGCACCTCCAGGAGCTCCAGACCACCGGCCTGG ATGACTCAGCAGAGCTCCAAACACAAATATCTAATCTTTTCAAGTCTTTAGCGGTACAACTTCAAG ATATGTTGGAAAAATGTAAAGGTGACCTATTAGAAGTTAAAGACGGTCAAAGCAAGCCACAACCATTTTTACTGGAGAATCTAGTCTACTTTGTTGAA TCCATTTGTATCGTCCTATGGGTGTCTAATTACTGTGGAAGTGTCCTCCGGCCCTTAAAGTCcagtttacagaagaagaagaaaaagaaaaaagaagccaGCACTGTAACG CCGCCGGTGCTCTCGGCCTATCAGGAGTTCAGCAGCAGCTTGCAGAGTCTCCTCAATCAGGCGCTGGAGCACATCAAGAGCCAAGAGATCAGCCTGACAGCAGTGAAGCTGGAAGCCCTCAGTCTGGAGGGACAAACCCTGTCTGAG GCAGAAGAGACCTTCACGAAGACTGCCATGGATAAGGTGCATAGCAGCTACCTGCGTTCGCTGCAGGAGATTGGGGAACTGTTAAAGAAGAGAGCGGACACGTTAAAATCCTTCAAAATCTGA